The following coding sequences are from one Granulicella arctica window:
- a CDS encoding lactate racemase domain-containing protein → MSLFFAAGSPTTEMSPEEVKSNLFTALDKVGPRKRVLAVPPDFTRMHSQSGVLTELAWEYYGDRLMDVLPALGTHKAMTDTEIATMFGSTPRGLFRVHDWRNDIVTLGEVPGEFVREVSEGKVDYSWPAQVNKLLRDGGHDLILSIGQVVPHEVVGMANGNKNIFVGTGGVMGIHRSHFLGAVYGMERMMGRAETPVRRVLNYASEHFGSEMPQIVYVQTVVGKNAAGKLVIRGMYVGDDAECFERAAELSLKVNFLIMKREIKKAVVFLDPHEFRSTWLGNKSVYRTRMALADNAELIVLAPGVHEFGEDAAIDRLIRKYGYCGTPATLEAVKHDADLAGNLSAAAHLIHGSSEGRFTIRYCPGHLTRAEIESVHFEYGDLASMTAKYNPEVLADGWNMVDGEEIFYISNPGLGLWAYEGRFKD, encoded by the coding sequence ATGAGTTTATTTTTTGCCGCTGGCTCGCCTACTACAGAAATGTCTCCTGAAGAGGTCAAAAGTAACCTTTTCACCGCGCTTGACAAGGTAGGGCCGCGTAAACGTGTACTGGCTGTTCCGCCGGACTTTACGCGGATGCATTCGCAGAGCGGGGTGTTGACGGAGCTGGCGTGGGAGTACTACGGCGACAGGCTTATGGATGTTCTTCCCGCGTTGGGAACGCACAAGGCGATGACGGACACCGAGATCGCGACGATGTTCGGCAGTACGCCGCGTGGGTTGTTCCGGGTGCATGACTGGCGGAACGATATTGTGACTCTGGGAGAGGTGCCGGGTGAGTTTGTGCGGGAGGTGAGCGAGGGGAAGGTCGACTACTCGTGGCCCGCGCAGGTGAACAAGTTGCTGCGGGACGGCGGGCATGATCTGATTCTGTCGATCGGGCAGGTGGTCCCGCATGAGGTGGTTGGGATGGCGAATGGGAACAAGAATATCTTCGTCGGTACGGGCGGGGTGATGGGGATTCATCGTTCGCACTTTCTCGGTGCAGTGTATGGAATGGAGCGGATGATGGGGCGGGCGGAGACGCCGGTGCGACGTGTGCTGAACTACGCGAGCGAGCACTTCGGCAGCGAGATGCCGCAGATTGTTTATGTGCAGACGGTGGTGGGCAAAAATGCTGCTGGGAAGCTGGTGATCCGCGGAATGTATGTGGGCGATGATGCGGAGTGCTTCGAGCGCGCGGCGGAGCTGAGCCTAAAGGTCAACTTCCTGATAATGAAGCGGGAGATCAAGAAGGCGGTCGTGTTTCTTGATCCGCATGAGTTTCGAAGTACCTGGTTGGGGAACAAGAGTGTGTACCGCACTCGCATGGCATTGGCCGATAACGCTGAGCTGATCGTGCTGGCTCCCGGTGTGCATGAGTTCGGAGAAGATGCGGCGATTGACAGGCTGATCCGTAAGTATGGGTATTGTGGGACGCCGGCGACGCTCGAGGCGGTGAAGCACGATGCTGATCTGGCAGGGAACCTGAGTGCGGCGGCGCACCTGATCCATGGCTCAAGCGAGGGGCGGTTTACGATCCGGTACTGTCCGGGACACCTGACGCGGGCGGAGATTGAGAGCGTGCACTTCGAGTATGGCGACCTGGCGTCAATGACAGCGAAGTACAACCCGGAGGTGCTGGCGGACGGTTGGAACATGGTCGATGGTGAGGAGATCTTTTACATTTCGAACCCGGGGCTGGGGCTCTGGGCGTATGAGGGGCGCTTCAAGGACTGA